Proteins encoded by one window of Myxococcales bacterium:
- the mnmA gene encoding tRNA 2-thiouridine(34) synthase MnmA — MSGGVDSGVAAARLVDEGYDVVGVTLHLWDYPDDPSARGGHGRCCAPEDQYDARRTADALGFPHYTFDRRELFSARVVGPFVKAYLEGQTPSPCTACNRTVKLGELMSIARTLGASRVATGHYARLGASASGAPRIREARDKQKDQSYFLYATPPALVGQLLFPLGESLKPDVRAEAVARDLPGAEKGESQELCFVGQGAGAYGDFVERRAAPGRVRPGPIVDELGRVVGSHAGIHRFTIGQRRGLGVALGHPAFVTRIEPDTGQVVVGGEAGLLTSEVALQDLHLAEGASLPLACRARVRYRHEGAEAWVEPSRGGARVVFSFPVRAAVRGQVAVLYEGDAVVGGGVIVDVAAARATA, encoded by the coding sequence ATGAGCGGCGGGGTCGACTCCGGCGTCGCGGCGGCGCGCCTGGTCGACGAGGGCTACGACGTGGTCGGCGTCACGCTCCACCTGTGGGACTACCCCGACGATCCCTCCGCGCGCGGCGGACACGGGCGTTGCTGCGCGCCGGAGGACCAGTACGACGCTCGGCGCACCGCCGACGCGCTCGGCTTCCCTCACTACACGTTTGACCGGCGCGAGCTCTTCTCGGCGCGGGTCGTCGGGCCGTTCGTGAAGGCCTACCTGGAGGGGCAGACCCCGAGCCCGTGCACCGCGTGCAACCGCACCGTGAAGCTCGGCGAGCTCATGAGCATCGCGCGCACGCTCGGCGCGTCGCGCGTCGCGACCGGGCACTACGCGCGGCTCGGCGCGTCCGCGAGCGGCGCGCCGCGCATCCGTGAGGCGCGCGATAAGCAAAAAGATCAGAGTTATTTTTTGTACGCCACGCCGCCCGCACTGGTCGGGCAGCTGCTCTTTCCGCTCGGCGAGAGCCTGAAGCCCGACGTCCGCGCCGAGGCTGTGGCGCGCGATCTGCCCGGGGCCGAAAAGGGGGAGAGCCAAGAGCTCTGCTTCGTGGGCCAGGGCGCGGGTGCCTACGGCGATTTCGTGGAGCGCCGGGCGGCGCCTGGGCGGGTGCGCCCGGGCCCGATCGTGGACGAGCTCGGCCGCGTCGTCGGCTCGCACGCGGGGATCCACCGCTTCACGATCGGCCAGCGGCGGGGCCTCGGGGTGGCGCTCGGGCACCCCGCGTTCGTGACGCGCATCGAGCCCGACACCGGCCAGGTCGTGGTCGGCGGCGAAGCGGGGCTCCTCACGAGCGAGGTCGCGCTGCAGGACCTCCACCTCGCCGAGGGGGCCTCGCTGCCCCTCGCCTGCCGCGCGCGCGTGCGCTACCGGCACGAGGGCGCCGAGGCGTGGGTTGAGCCTTCCCGAGGGGGCGCCCGTGTGGTCTTCTCCTTCCCCGTGAGGGCGGCGGTGCGCGGGCAGGTGGCGGTGCTCTACGAGGGCGACGCCGTCGTCGGGGGCGGCGTGATCGTCGACGTCGCCGCGGCGCGGGCCACGGCATGA
- a CDS encoding sigma-70 family RNA polymerase sigma factor, whose protein sequence is MPTEPRPADSPEVLARLTATLELVEIVARSLKRAAGRADLDELRSAGREGLLAAARAYDPAHGVPFRSFASYRIRGAMLDHMRRISTLSRPAYARLRAFERAQTQAEAQAEEGPAGPATPERADALLAQRLEASAFAMALGFLTASGGDALDDVEDTDPEQGAERAVLLRQIEALVATRPEVEREALRLHYFEDLSLDEVGARLGLHKSWVCRVLARTIEALAKQVREGPS, encoded by the coding sequence GTGCCCACCGAGCCCCGCCCCGCCGACTCGCCCGAGGTCCTCGCGCGCCTCACCGCCACGCTCGAGCTCGTCGAGATCGTCGCGCGCTCGCTGAAGCGCGCGGCCGGGCGCGCCGACCTCGACGAGCTCCGGTCGGCGGGCCGCGAGGGGCTGCTCGCCGCCGCGCGCGCGTACGATCCGGCTCACGGGGTGCCGTTTCGCTCCTTCGCGAGCTACCGCATCCGCGGCGCCATGCTCGACCACATGCGCCGCATCTCCACCCTCTCTCGGCCCGCGTACGCGCGCCTCCGCGCCTTCGAGCGCGCGCAGACACAGGCAGAGGCGCAGGCCGAGGAGGGCCCCGCCGGCCCCGCGACGCCCGAGCGCGCCGACGCCCTCCTCGCGCAGCGCCTCGAGGCGTCCGCGTTCGCGATGGCGCTCGGGTTCCTGACCGCGAGCGGCGGCGACGCGCTCGACGACGTCGAGGACACCGATCCGGAACAAGGCGCCGAGCGCGCCGTCCTGCTCCGGCAGATCGAGGCGCTCGTGGCGACCCGCCCGGAGGTCGAGCGTGAGGCTCTGCGCCTGCACTACTTCGAGGATCTCTCGCTCGACGAGGTCGGTGCGCGGCTCGGCCTCCACAAGTCCTGGGTCTGCCGCGTGCTCGCCCGCACGATCGAGGCGCTGGCGAAGCAGGTCCGCGAGGGCCCCTCCTAG
- a CDS encoding TlpA family protein disulfide reductase, with amino-acid sequence MAGPALVPALVGACVRAEPEPRAPVEVEERGTEPVAPFVFDSLDARPVARDALRGKPAVLVFVTTWDIASQAQVGFLVHMAARDGDAVTYALVALHERHERELVEAYARTLKVTFPVALGDADSRVGRGPLGDVHQIPTVLVLDAAGRLVKRHVGLTKSDALRASVELAKRAPAPTGR; translated from the coding sequence TTGGCCGGCCCTGCGCTCGTCCCCGCGCTCGTGGGCGCGTGCGTGCGCGCCGAGCCCGAGCCTCGCGCGCCGGTCGAAGTGGAAGAGCGCGGGACCGAGCCGGTCGCGCCGTTCGTCTTCGACTCGCTCGACGCGCGCCCCGTCGCGCGTGACGCGCTCCGCGGGAAGCCAGCCGTGCTCGTGTTCGTGACCACGTGGGACATCGCGAGCCAGGCCCAAGTGGGGTTCCTCGTCCACATGGCCGCGCGCGACGGCGACGCGGTCACGTACGCGCTCGTGGCGCTCCACGAGCGGCACGAGCGTGAGCTCGTCGAGGCGTACGCCCGCACGCTGAAGGTCACGTTCCCGGTGGCGCTCGGCGACGCGGACTCGCGCGTTGGGCGGGGCCCCCTCGGCGACGTGCACCAGATCCCCACGGTGCTCGTGCTCGACGCCGCGGGTCGCCTGGTGAAGCGCCACGTCGGGCTCACGAAGAGCGACGCGCTCCGCGCTTCGGTGGAGCTCGCGAAGCGCGCGCCCGCGCCGACAGGACGCTGA
- a CDS encoding AMP-binding protein produces MHSPLVERWLALASSPRPAVIDAAGAVHTYAALGHGARLIASALREDPGGARRSLEGERVGLLVSPGAPFVEALVGVLLAGGTGVVLTPLYPTRERRYFCEDAHVGTLIASPDLAPLAAELAEGRRLLLTREVASDAPSGSVALDPAPSSPDSPALQLYTSGTTGRPKGAVLTHENLATQQTLVGRAWGFSPDDLLLHTLPLHHMHGLAIALLTSLGSGACTRFLPFDAPRVWDAMADATVFMGVPSMYQRLQVAFDAADTETRARWSSAARHLRLATSGSAALPTSLGEFFRARSGSYPLERFGMTEIGVGLTNPLEGERRPGCVGLPLPTVETRVVDEAGADTEVGELLVRGPSVFRGYFERPAETSAAFVPAADGGPPWFRTGDTVTRIVDAGGAPLAFKILGRTSVDILKSGGYKLSALEIEETLREHPRVLDVAVVGLPDEAWGERVVACVLLREGPGAPPAPHELRAFCRERLAPYKVPKDVHVMAALPRNPLGKVVKPDLVRELSVGEKSD; encoded by the coding sequence ATGCACTCTCCCCTCGTCGAGCGATGGCTCGCGCTCGCCAGCTCCCCGCGCCCGGCTGTCATCGACGCCGCCGGGGCGGTCCACACGTACGCCGCGCTCGGGCACGGCGCGCGACTGATCGCGAGCGCGCTGCGTGAGGACCCGGGCGGCGCGCGCAGGTCCCTCGAGGGCGAGCGCGTCGGGCTGCTCGTCTCGCCCGGCGCGCCCTTCGTCGAGGCGCTGGTCGGGGTGCTGTTGGCGGGCGGCACCGGCGTGGTGCTGACGCCGCTCTATCCCACGCGCGAGCGCCGCTACTTCTGCGAGGACGCGCACGTGGGCACGCTCATCGCGTCGCCCGATCTCGCGCCGCTCGCGGCCGAGCTGGCCGAGGGCCGGCGCCTCCTGCTCACGCGCGAGGTCGCGAGCGACGCGCCGAGTGGCTCCGTCGCCCTCGACCCCGCGCCTTCGTCTCCCGACTCCCCTGCCCTCCAGCTCTACACGAGCGGCACCACGGGGCGTCCCAAGGGCGCCGTCCTCACGCACGAGAACCTGGCCACCCAGCAGACCCTCGTCGGCCGCGCGTGGGGCTTCTCGCCGGACGATCTCCTGCTGCACACGCTGCCGCTGCACCACATGCACGGGCTCGCGATCGCGCTCCTCACCTCCCTCGGGAGCGGAGCTTGCACGCGCTTTCTCCCGTTCGACGCGCCTCGCGTGTGGGACGCGATGGCCGACGCCACGGTCTTCATGGGCGTGCCGAGCATGTACCAGCGGCTCCAGGTCGCGTTCGACGCGGCCGACACGGAGACGCGCGCGCGCTGGTCCTCAGCCGCGAGGCACCTGCGGCTCGCGACGAGCGGGAGCGCGGCCCTGCCGACGTCGCTCGGTGAGTTCTTCCGCGCGCGGTCGGGGTCGTACCCGCTCGAGCGCTTCGGAATGACCGAGATCGGCGTCGGGCTCACGAACCCGCTCGAGGGCGAGCGGCGTCCCGGCTGCGTCGGGCTCCCGCTCCCCACCGTCGAGACACGCGTCGTCGACGAGGCCGGCGCCGACACCGAGGTGGGCGAGCTGCTCGTTCGCGGCCCGAGCGTCTTCCGCGGCTACTTCGAGCGCCCGGCCGAGACCTCCGCCGCGTTCGTGCCCGCGGCGGACGGCGGGCCCCCGTGGTTCCGCACGGGCGACACGGTCACGCGCATCGTCGACGCCGGCGGCGCCCCGCTCGCCTTCAAGATCCTCGGGCGCACGAGCGTCGACATCCTGAAGAGCGGCGGCTACAAGCTGAGCGCCCTCGAGATCGAGGAGACGCTGCGCGAGCACCCGCGCGTCCTCGACGTGGCGGTCGTCGGCTTGCCGGACGAGGCCTGGGGCGAGCGCGTGGTCGCGTGCGTCCTCCTGCGCGAGGGGCCGGGCGCCCCACCGGCCCCTCACGAGTTGCGTGCATTTTGCAGAGAACGCCTCGCCCCCTACAAGGTGCCCAAGGACGTCCATGTGATGGCGGCGCTCCCGCGAAATCCCCTCGGGAAGGTCGTGAAGCCGGACCTCGTCCGTGAGCTGTCGGTCGGCGAAAAAAGCGACTAG